TAACAGTACGAGCCCTATTGTGGGCTGAAAGCAGTTTTAGGGAATGAGAGCAGAGGCATCCTCAGACTGATGACAGACAGCAGCTACCGCTGACTGTCACTCTGCTCCAGGTTTCCAGGCTCTGGCTCACTCACACCCGAATGACGTCACCTCAGGAACTATCGAAAACAGCCGCGGGTGGTGGGAACTAGCAGTTATCTCATTTGCCAGATAGGAAAACTGAGCCTCAGAAGATTTGTGAACTCTAGGCCAGAGAGGAATGCTCACCTGGAGGCGCAATCTACAACTGCCCTAACCTCCAAACAGGAAACCATCTCAAAGGGCACAAAGATACAACAGGGGCTCAAGATACCCCTCAGGGGGAACAAAGATGTGTAGTGGTCCTGTCTGGGAAGGAAGTTCTAACTTACCACGTCTCATGTGGGGCGTGGGGCGGAACACAGGTGCCAGCGGCAGCTGCCACCGAATGCTTGGCTTGGATGCCTTCAGCTCCTGGATGTCTGTGGGGCATGAGTCTGTGTTCAGACCAAGGCAGGCTCCACTCCCTGCCCACCTGCGTGCCCGCACTGGCCCACCTACCATGGTAGTTCTGCTGCTCCAGCCAACAACGGGCCAGCTGCAAGGCCAAGGCTGCATTATGCCGCTGGTGCTCTCCCTCCAGGCCCAGGCTCAATGGCAATCCAACCTGCTCCAGGGCTTCCAATGGTGGACACAGGTACAGGGGGCACTGTGGGGAAAAGGGCAAGAGCTGGTCAGTTGACCTGCCCCTACCACCACAGTTAGAAGGCCTTCTGACCACACCCCAACCACAGGGCCTACCAAGCCCTGCTCCCAGAACCAGATGTGTCTGCTGATGCTCCCTGCCACCCTCCTTGCGCATATGAGGAACCCGAAGCCCAACACAAGACTGTGTTCCTCTAGTCAGCAAGACAATCCACCCCACCATCACACCAGCCAATCACTTACTGAGATCTGCTGGGCTCTATCCCTCAGCACGGCCAGGGGACCTTCTGGCTGTAGCACAGTGAAGGCAGGGACACCAGGCTGCAGGCACACCAGGGAGAAAGTGACAGGGGCTGATTTCAACTGAGGCCACAGAGGGGTTCAGGTCACACAGGGAGAAGGATAAGAAGCCAGACTGTGCATGTGGCTAGGGCCTGGTTCTGATGTGCCACAGCCATTCTTTCCTAAGTGTTAAAAggacagaccctgggctccatgaCCCTCTCCTGCCTTGGCCTGCTATGTTACCTTAAAGATGCCCCCTTTCTGCCATGCTATTTTCTCCACTGTATCTCCTAGCAGACTGGTGTGGTCAATGCCAAGAGAGGAGACTCCACACACCACTGGCTTTCTGAAAAAGACAAGAAGGTCCTGATCCACAGTGCTGAGACACCAGCTCAGGCTTCCGGTTGCTACACAGCAGATGCCTCACCTGATGATGTTGGTGCAGTCAAAAGCCCCACCAATGCCCACTTCCACCACGGCCAGGTCCACCTGCAGGAAAGCAGACAGCACGCAGGGAGCAGGGAGCCCCTCCACTCATACTCTGCTCCCCAAGGACCCAGATACGGGGTCTGGGGAAGATACTCACCTTCTCTTGGAGGAAGACATGGAAAGCCATGAGTGTGAGGAAGCGGAAGTAAGAGGGCATGGAAATGTGGCTGTCATCCTGCACACAGAGGAATGAGTCAGGGGCCAGAGCCCACGTACCCCCCagccccccccagcccccagccccccacACCCCTTGCTCTGGGGAGATGagccctctccagccctccagccaCAGCCTCGGCACCTTGAATTCCTCCAGCTGCTGATAGAGGTGCCAGAAGTACTTGGTAAAGAGTTCGGGGCTGATGGGCTTCCCGTTGATTCGAATCCGCTCACGCACCTGCACCAGGTGGGGAGAGCTGCCGAGAGACCTGGGGTCATCGGGACTCCCCCTCCCGAGCCTCGGGCCCTTCCTTACCCTCCTCAGACTGTGTCTACCCCTGCTCCTGAGCCTCCATGGAGTCCTCAAGAGTCTGAGCTCCTGCCTAGGGCCTCCAGACCCCACAGAGGCCAAGCCCCACCCCAGCATGTTAGAAGCCCCTCCAGTCTCTAGCCTGACCTCCAGTCAGTGTGTTCATCCCATTATACTTCTCCATCCCACGAGGATTAGGAACTCTGCTAATATGTGCCTATATCACCCAAACGCCTTtcagtctcaaaacaataaaTCCATAGGGAGGATCCACACCCCACAGTCACTCCCCTGCCCCATCCACATCTGCAGACTGTCCAGATGGCCATGTGGGCCAAGGTCAGTGGTTAGAGGTCTTACTCCTAACACTATGCTGCCAAACTTGCTGATCTGAGCTCATCCTgagaactcacatggtagaaggggAAACTACTCCTataaggttgtcttctgacctctctgcACAGAGGCTATGctcacattcaaacacacatgcactagGAAATCAAGATAATGCATGTTATCAGACTTAAAAAAGAAgagtattattctttttatttcgtttctatttttaaaggtctcatatagccaaggctgacctccaactcactatatagcccgaGGATTACCCCGAATTCCTGATTCTGCTGCCGATATCCCTCAAGTTGTAGATTTGATTTACAGGCATAAGACGCCACGTTCAGTTCCCAAAAGATTAGTCTAGAAGACAGACAGTTGCCTTACACAGTCATAGACTGCTTCACAGCCTTCGGTCAGTGACAGACATATACTGTCACCTATCGATGCAGTGGCCACTGTGTAAGTGTGCCGTGTGCACATCATGCAAGCCTCCTAAGACTTGTGTCTGCTTTATAACTCCTCAAAGACCCTCCCACACCAAGGCATCTCCCtgccctctctttcttttgttttataagacagggtttctctgtgtagccctggctgtcctaaaactcactctgtagatcaggctggccttgaactcatagcctgtctctgcctcctgagcaccgggatgaaaggtgtgtgccaccaccgccctgCCCAGCTTCCATGACTTTATTCTGAACAATCACCAGTTTCAAGAAAACACATTGATCTGAAATGGTCATAGCCAACTGCTTTCAGATGCTTATGGAGGTGGCCGGACAAAACTGATAAAGTTAATGGTGGATGTGTTCCTCCCTCAAGGAACAAATCCCGAGGAATACAATCATATTCTTTCCTCTGAAACGGCCTTCATTTAAGGTGACAAGTGAGGAGAGGCTTGCATCAAGCTTAGGACGCAGGCCCTCCCAGTCTCCTGCGCCTCtgatgtctgtgagccaccacaaGGGGCGCTGCCTCCAGAAGAAGCCACAGCTACGGCTGGCAGAGCTCTACTGCCTCCCAGTGGAGATTCTGACATGGAGGCCATAGTCAGTCTTTCTCTGTGGACCGTTATGAGTCAGGTTTGTGTTCCTTACTGCAGAGACAAACATCTCTATGCTTAAAAACcagatctggggttggggatttagctcagtggtagagcgcttgcctagcaagcacaaggccctgggttcggtccccaactccgaaaaaaaaaaaaaaaaaccggatCTGGAAAGCCTcggagatggcttagtcagtaaagtgctcgACACACAAGTATGAAGACCTGCGCTCAGATCCCTGGCATTCCTACactccacccccacacccacccctatCCTGCTAAAAACAAACCCCAGCCAGGGGCCGTGAGTCTATTACCCCACTGGGGGAGACAGAGATAAGAGGACCCCTGGGGGTTGCTAATGCATAGTCGCCCAGCTGAATCtgggagctccaggctcagtgagagacccaatctcgaaagaaggaaggaaggaatgaaaaacacacactaaaataaatgtgtGCTTGTGCATCCATACACAGATAAATCATACTCAAAGTTGggtgcacagctttaatctcagcactcaagaggcagaggcaggtggatctctgtgagtacgAGGTCCGACTAATCTATAGGAttccaggtcagtcagagcttcatacagacacacagacacacagacacacagacacacacacacacacacacacacacacacacacacacacacacacacacagagcccagtACCTAAAGAAGCCAGTTTTCAGGCCGTAATTCCGCAGGATCCGTTCAGTGAAGGCACAGGTGGAGCCCTGAAAAGCATTGGGTGGGGTAAAATCATGGGTACTGCTGACTGTCGCCTTGGCAGCACCCAGAATCACCAGGGAGACAGGATTCTGGGCAGGTCTGGAGAGGAGTTTCTAGACAGGGTTGACGGAGGCACTCAGTATCCCCTTTCTGACAAGGATGTAATTCGATCTCTTGCCATGAGGGACTACATCCCTCTGAACTTACAGCCAAATAAACTCCTCTTCCCTGTGTGCCTGacagtcttatgtcaacttggcaaaagctggtcatctgagaggaggctCCAGTTTATGGGAGCCTCGGTGAGATCCAGCATAAGAGAAGGCCTGACccgttgtgggtggtgctatccctaggctggtggccctgggttttataagaaggcaggctgagcaagccctgaTGACCAAGCCcataagcagcaccctccatggtctctacatcagattctgcctccaggttcctgccctgtcagagttctgtcctgacttctttggatGACAAACTGATCTATGGAACCACaagtgaaccctttcctccccaagtcgcttttggtcatggtgcttcatcgtCAACAGCAATAACAACCCTAACAAGACACCCAAGTGGCTATTGGTAGCAGAATGTAGAGAATCAATTAATAAAGGCAGACAGgtggggcctagagagatggctcagcggttaagagcactgactgctcttccagaggtcctgagttcaattcccagcaaccacgtggtgagatcacaaccatctgtaatgggatccgatgccctcttctggtgtgtttgaaaacAGAGATAgtgtatttatacacataaaatcaatacatcttttttaaaaaaaaaagtggacagGCACCAGTCTGCTACATGGACTTGCTCTTACCTTTCCTTTGGTCCCAGTGACATGGATAATTTTTAGTTGGTTCAAATCCTCCACCTACAACAGACAGAAAGGTCCTCGCCTCAGCCACTGGGCTCTGAAGAAGAAAGGGTAGAGGTGTTTCACAGGCTCTGCCACCTTACCTGCAGTCCACTCCGTGCGAGGTACACCTCCATAGCTTCTAGCTGCGCCTGAGGGTCACTCCGTTGACGCTTTACCTCCTCCAGGCAGCTGGCATTGGTTTGCAGGGTGTTGAGCGTGCGCACAGCATCCTGGCAACCATAATCGAAGTTCAGTGAGGGTCCTCAAGGACAGAGGGACCCAGCCCACAAGTGGCAGAAACAGGGCAACAGGCCTGTTTTACCAGCCATGTTGCCTTTGCCTACAGCTACTTGATGGGGACAGCCCTGGCATAGTTCCAGTTCTGGCAAAGATGAGAGCCACGGGCAAGCTAGCCCCACCAGGGAGTGCCAGGTAAAACTGGCAAGATTAACGGACCTTTATTTCCTGGGCTGCCTTCCCCAAGCCTCTATGCTCTCAGCCTTCATACATGACAGCTCTGTCTGTATTTTCTCTGTCACTGTATTGACACCTATTGAGCTGGGACCGGGACATTAGAAATCTAGGAACTTTGAATTTCGACATGTTCGAGACTGTGGGAGTTCCACATTCTAACCCCAAGACAAGACAATATAAGTAAGCTATTAGATCTGGAAGAGGAGGTACAGAGGGGGAGAAAAGGCGTCCAAGAGTCATCCAGTCAGAATCCACAGGTGTGTACAGACAGTCTCAGGGGATGACtttgggggatgggagtgggaaCAGAAAACAAACGGGACTAAATGAGAGGCATTTGAGGTAGTCGTGTGTGTTTCAATTACACCTACATTCTGAGAAATCGGTGCTTAGGTGGTTCCTCTCAGGCACCAAACTGGTCACCTGTCCTCTTATCTGGTCACATGGCTGGAAGCCTCACAGCTCTAAACCGGTACCACCTGCCTAGCTAGCATTAAGTTCTGGTCATTGACAGCTGACCCTGGCACCGTAATCTAGTTTGTTCTCTAGATTCTAGGTCCCTTAACGGCCTCTTCTTCTGCTTGCCCGCCAGCCAATTCTAAACACTTGGATTCCAGTCTTGAGTCTTGGAGACCCCAACCCCGGATCCTCCTGGGTATTTCCACTCCGTACTTCAtactcctcccttccccctcatcCTGCATTGCCAGTGCAATGCTGGGGTCATTGGAACTTCTAAAACTCAATTCAGACTCTGGACGTTCTGGTGTGTCACCAGCGCCCATTCCCTCTGCAACACGCGACACGCGCTCTCAGAATTCCCACATCGGGCCACCTGAGCCCAACTTTCCGGTCCCTGTCACCTCCCCTGGACTCCCGGATGTCCCCGCCTCCTGAGCCCCGCAACTTCATGCTCCCGTGGCCCCAGGCGCTGGCGGAGAGCGGAGCACGGCTCCGGTCCTGCCCACGTGTCAGTACGGGACCGTTTGCCCGAGGGAACCGTCAGAAACCTGATACTCCATGCTCGGCTCCTGCGGCGCTGGCCACGCGCTCAACCACCGATACGCCGCGCCCTCCATCGTTGCACCACGCGCAGAAACAGCTGCCAAGGATAGAGCCGAGCACAGGTGGCTCCGCGCCCACGACATAGCCTTAATGCCACTGCAAGCTAGGCCTGGGCCGGAGCCGCCCCGCTTCGCTCCGCCCCACTTTGCTCCGCCCCACCCTGACGCGCCTCTAAGGCCCACCAATCAGAGACTCTCGATTTCCCCGGACCAATGAGAACCGGGAGGGTCTTATCGCGGCCATCTTTGAGAGGGGCAGATTGCAAGGCGGTGCGCTGCTCTCGCCATGCTTCTAAGGGGCGCGCTGctggggagggtggagggaagggggtgtTCGTGGGAGGGGTCCTCCATTTTAAAGGGACTCTGCACTCTTTTCGCCATCCTCCCATGGTCTGTGCTCCAGGTTTTAAGGACTTCACTGTACATCCCAAAATAGCCACTCCATGCCAGAAGTTCTCAGTCCCCGCTCTATGCCAGCCTAACTCTGAGCTGGAAGAATTACAGAGCTGGCTGTGtcatcaattcccagcaacgaaATGTCCCGGCTCGCGCAGACACTGGGGATGCG
This Rattus norvegicus strain BN/NHsdMcwi chromosome 3, GRCr8, whole genome shotgun sequence DNA region includes the following protein-coding sequences:
- the Fpgs gene encoding folylpolyglutamate synthase, mitochondrial isoform X6 yields the protein MMKSTRCLPVSWPVAEKFWWDLAMEWKGLPSACEAKTASFQDAVRTLNTLQTNASCLEEVKRQRSDPQAQLEAMEVYLARSGLQVEDLNQLKIIHVTGTKGKGSTCAFTERILRNYGLKTGFFSSPHLVQVRERIRINGKPISPELFTKYFWHLYQQLEEFKDDSHISMPSYFRFLTLMAFHVFLQEKVDLAVVEVGIGGAFDCTNIIRKPVVCGVSSLGIDHTSLLGDTVEKIAWQKGGIFKPGVPAFTVLQPEGPLAVLRDRAQQISCPLYLCPPLEALEQVGLPLSLGLEGEHQRHNAALALQLARCWLEQQNYHDIQELKASKPSIRWQLPLAPVFRPTPHMRRGLRDTEWPGRTQVLQRGPVTWYLDGAHTTSSVQACVHWYCQSLERSRRTDGGHEVHILLFNSTGDRDSAALLKLLQPCHFDYAVFCPNVTEISSIGNADQQNFTVTLDQVLLRCLQHQKHWNCLAEKQASSNLWGSCGPESARPGSLLLAPHPPQPTSTSSLVFSCISHALQWISQGRDPIFQPESPPRNLLNHPTANSGASILREAAAIHVLVTGSLHLVGGALRLLDPSMSQ
- the Fpgs gene encoding folylpolyglutamate synthase, mitochondrial precursor gives rise to the protein MSWARSHLCSALSLAAVSARGATMEGAAYRWLSAWPAPQEPSMEYQDAVRTLNTLQTNASCLEEVKRQRSDPQAQLEAMEVYLARSGLQVEDLNQLKIIHVTGTKGKGSTCAFTERILRNYGLKTGFFSSPHLVQVRERIRINGKPISPELFTKYFWHLYQQLEEFKDDSHISMPSYFRFLTLMAFHVFLQEKVDLAVVEVGIGGAFDCTNIIRKPVVCGVSSLGIDHTSLLGDTVEKIAWQKGGIFKPGVPAFTVLQPEGPLAVLRDRAQQISCPLYLCPPLEALEQVGLPLSLGLEGEHQRHNAALALQLARCWLEQQNYHDIQELKASKPSIRWQLPLAPVFRPTPHMRRGLRDTEWPGRTQVLQRGPVTWYLDGAHTTSSVQACVHWYCQSLERSRRTDGGHEVHILLFNSTGDRDSAALLKLLQPCHFDYAVFCPNVTEISSIGNADQQNFTVTLDQVLLRCLQHQKHWNCLAEKQASSNLWGSCGPESARPGSLLLAPHPPQPTSTSSLVFSCISHALQWISQGRDPIFQPESPPRNLLNHPTANSGASILREAAAIHVLVTGSLHLVGGALRLLDPSMSQ
- the Fpgs gene encoding folylpolyglutamate synthase, mitochondrial isoform X2, yielding MSWARSHLCSALSLAAVSARGATMEGAAYRWLSAWPAPQEPSMEYQDAVRTLNTLQTNASCLEEVKRQRSDPQAQLEAMEVYLARSGLQVEDLNQLKIIHVTGTKGKGSTCAFTERILRNYGLKTGFFSSPHLVQVRERIRINGKPISPELFTKYFWHLYQQLEEFKDDSHISMPSYFRFLTLMAFHVFLQEKVDLAVVEVGIGGAFDCTNIIRKPVVCGVSSLGIDHTSLLGDTVEKIAWQKGGIFKPGVPAFTVLQPEGPLAVLRDRAQQISCPLYLCPPLEALEQVGLPLSLGLEGEHQRHNAALALQLARCWLEQQNYHDIQELKASKPSIRWQLPLAPVFRPTPHMRRGLRDTEWPGRTQVLQRGPVTWYLDGAHTTSSVQACVHWYCQSLERSRRTDGGHEVHILLFNSTGDRDSAALLKLLQPCHFDYAVFCPNVTEISSIGNAGFLGNAHTHMVRGPRGHVVKMSERALELEHQALPPMTVSSRLHWSRSTVWTTNGVWCRDACRDQELSRCSLSLRPLSSPPLTCLVLDPTDQQNFTVTLDQVLLRCLQHQKHWNCLAEKQASSNLWGSCGPESARPGSLLLAPHPPQPTSTSSLVFSCISHALQWISQGRDPIFQPESPPRNLLNHPTANSGASILREAAAIHVLVTGSLHLVGGALRLLDPSMSQ
- the Fpgs gene encoding folylpolyglutamate synthase, mitochondrial isoform X1 translates to MSWARSHLCSALSLAAVSARGATMEGAAYRWLSAWPAPQEPSMEYQDAVRTLNTLQTNASCLEEVKRQRSDPQAQLEAMEVYLARSGLQVEDLNQLKIIHVTGTKGKGSTCAFTERILRNYGLKTGFFSSPHLVQVRERIRINGKPISPELFTKYFWHLYQQLEEFKDDSHISMPSYFRFLTLMAFHVFLQEKVDLAVVEVGIGGAFDCTNIIRKPVVCGVSSLGIDHTSLLGDTVEKIAWQKGGIFKPGVPAFTVLQPEGPLAVLRDRAQQISCPLYLCPPLEALEQVGLPLSLGLEGEHQRHNAALALQLARCWLEQQNYHDSCPTDIQELKASKPSIRWQLPLAPVFRPTPHMRRGLRDTEWPGRTQVLQRGPVTWYLDGAHTTSSVQACVHWYCQSLERSRRTDGGHEVHILLFNSTGDRDSAALLKLLQPCHFDYAVFCPNVTEISSIGNAGFLGNAHTHMVRGPRGHVVKMSERALELEHQALPPMTVSSRLHWSRSTVWTTNGVWCRDACRDQELSRCSLSLRPLSSPPLTCLVLDPTDQQNFTVTLDQVLLRCLQHQKHWNCLAEKQASSNLWGSCGPESARPGSLLLAPHPPQPTSTSSLVFSCISHALQWISQGRDPIFQPESPPRNLLNHPTANSGASILREAAAIHVLVTGSLHLVGGALRLLDPSMSQ
- the Fpgs gene encoding folylpolyglutamate synthase, mitochondrial isoform X5, which produces MSWARSHLCSALSLAAVSARGATMEGAAYRWLSAWPAPQEPSMEYQDAVRTLNTLQTNASCLEEVKRQRSDPQAQLEAMEVYLARSGLQVEDLNQLKIIHVTGTKGKGSTCAFTERILRNYGLKTGFFSSPHLVQVRERIRINGKPISPELFTKYFWHLYQQLEEFKDDSHISMPSYFRFLTLMAFHVFLQEKVDLAVVEVGIGGAFDCTNIIRKPVVCGVSSLGIDHTSLLGDTVEKIAWQKGGIFKPGVPAFTVLQPEGPLAVLRDRAQQISCPLYLCPPLEALEQVGLPLSLGLEGEHQRHNAALALQLARCWLEQQNYHDSCPTDIQELKASKPSIRWQLPLAPVFRPTPHMRRGLRDTEWPGRTQVLQRGPVTWYLDGAHTTSSVQACVHWYCQSLERSRRTDGGHEVHILLFNSTGDRDSAALLKLLQPCHFDYAVFCPNVTEISSIGNADQQNFTVTLDQVLLRCLQHQKHWNCLAEKQASSNLWGSCGPESARPGSLLLAPHPPQPTSTSSLVFSCISHALQWISQGRDPIFQPESPPRNLLNHPTANSGASILREAAAIHVLVTGSLHLVGGALRLLDPSMSQ
- the Fpgs gene encoding folylpolyglutamate synthase, mitochondrial isoform X7, producing MDAVRTLNTLQTNASCLEEVKRQRSDPQAQLEAMEVYLARSGLQVEDLNQLKIIHVTGTKGKGSTCAFTERILRNYGLKTGFFSSPHLVQVRERIRINGKPISPELFTKYFWHLYQQLEEFKDDSHISMPSYFRFLTLMAFHVFLQEKVDLAVVEVGIGGAFDCTNIIRKPVVCGVSSLGIDHTSLLGDTVEKIAWQKGGIFKPGVPAFTVLQPEGPLAVLRDRAQQISCPLYLCPPLEALEQVGLPLSLGLEGEHQRHNAALALQLARCWLEQQNYHDIQELKASKPSIRWQLPLAPVFRPTPHMRRGLRDTEWPGRTQVLQRGPVTWYLDGAHTTSSVQACVHWYCQSLERSRRTDGGHEVHILLFNSTGDRDSAALLKLLQPCHFDYAVFCPNVTEISSIGNADQQNFTVTLDQVLLRCLQHQKHWNCLAEKQASSNLWGSCGPESARPGSLLLAPHPPQPTSTSSLVFSCISHALQWISQGRDPIFQPESPPRNLLNHPTANSGASILREAAAIHVLVTGSLHLVGGALRLLDPSMSQ